The genomic interval TGGATtgctattttatattttatttgccTATGTTGACAAGTTTTTTCTTCGCTGTCACCCCCACCAAAGTGCTAACTGGATCCAGTTTGTAAACATAAAAACTGCACTCAATTTGTAAACAtagattagaaaaaaaaatacagcATACAATGCCAAACTTTCAAAAGAACCAGTTTCTTCCCATACGTTGGGGCACAGAAACAAATTCGCCTAGATGGATGAATAAATTCAGGATAGGTGAACATATTTTACAGAACCCACAGTGGTTGATCATAGGTCCACACTGTTTTCACTCACCAGAGCTCAAAAACTGCAAACTCAGAAAGATGAAACCTCACCAAACCTCGAACCTTCAAGAAAATCAATGAAAACTCATTCTTGAAGAAAGcaaaaatctttcaaaaaaaatcatatagtaGTAATGAAATTGCAAATGGGATCAATGAAAAGCATGAAGGTGATCTCGAATTTCATTCCCTATCGGAATCACTTGAACTTGATTCAGAACTAGAGCTTGAACTTGAGCTTCGGCTTTTAGAAATCTTAACCTTACCTTTGATAGATTCAATTGAATGCATGTCTTCACAAACTTCAACATCATGGTCTGACTTTTTGGTATCAGCAGATCTTATGTCTTCTACAGTAGGCTCGTTATTGAGACACATATTTGCGTTATCTGCCTTGACTTCTACTGGTCCATCATCTGTTTTTGGCTTCAGCTGTTCCTCGATGTTACCATCTAGCACTAGCTTTTGAGGTAAACTAGTACCTTCTGGAGAAATGGCTTGTGCAACATGCGAATCTGAAGAGATTTCGTGTGTTTCTCTCACACCAATCACGTGCAGACGGTGATCTTCATATTCAGGAAGGACACGATTGTCTATGGTGACACAATTAACTTGCTTGTGATCCAAAGTAGCATCCTCAAACAGTCTGATATCAATCACTGGCATCTCATGAGTGAAGCCCATCTTAACTTGCAGTGTCCCTTGCTCACCACCTATGGTTTCTCCAGTTACCAGCTCAGAAAGAGATTGATCCGAAACAACAGATTTCTCGATCTCCTTGTCATCTGGTTTCTTAGACATCAAACCGACATCTTCAGTAGTTCGAGCTTCAGTTTCAGGCATTACAGACGTTGTATGTATATCAACGTGAGGGGATGCCTCGGGAGGCCCATCTCTGGCTTCAGTCTCCAGAGATGCCAATTCATCCTTCTTGGCTAGAAGATCGGCGTCCTTGATGATTTCTGTGTCAACTCGAGAAATCCCAAAACTCGTATCTTCATATCCCTCGGAAAATATTGTATTTTCTTCGGTCATTTTTTTATCAGGCGAGTCATGGTCATCTCTTTCAACGAACTCTTCATTTGAGACATCAAGACTTTCAGCTACACCAGTATCCCGTGTTTGTAGCTCTGAAATACAATCTAGGTCCTCATGTACATCAATCTCTTCCTTCGAATTAGAATGAATTGCATTTTCTATTTTACTCGTTTCAAAAGGGTTAAcctcgacaactctcgaggtgCTTGTTTCATCACGATGTGCAGAAGCCACGATTTCATGTTTCTCGAATTCATCTGAGGCAGGTCCCCATTTTTTAACAGTAAAGTCCCCGATACTATCTAATTCCGACAATAATTCTTCATCAATGTCCTTGATTTCATCATCCTCTTCCATTATCGTCTGCATTTCAACATGAGGACTAGCTGCCCCAGAAGACATGGATGGTATGGAAACGAAATCGGGACTTAATGGAGAGTTGAGATTCTCTGAAATCTTTTGATCAAGCTCATCGATATTCAGAATCTGTATTCTCTGCCTTTCCTCAAATGACCCAACAGGTGTATTTGGTACCTGCATTGTGTCAAAAAAGATAATCAGTTTTTACAGACGAGCATATCCATGTAAATGTATCGAAAAATAATAACCGTAAGCATGCAAAGAACATCATAATGCCGAGAAAAGACATTTCCTATGACTATACTAAATGATTACTTTGAAAAAAGGCCATGTCAACAATTCAGGAAAACATTTTTTCTTCTTGGAACCAAAAATAAACCGAATAACGATTGGTAGTTTGGTACCTTCTAAACCTAAAATAAAACTAACATCAAGACATTACAATGCTGTTCTACACCAAAAGCAAAGTCGACATACGTTACGCATATTTCTTGTCACACTTAATCTCACAAAATCATCAGCTACAATGGTGTCAACATATTCTACCAAAAGCAAGATCAGGAAATAGCTAAAGTATAGACAAAATATTATCACCTGATGACCAAGAAAAGGTGGAAGTCTAACCAAGTGAACAAAAAATGTAATCCACCAAGACATGTTAGCGTATTCATGTCTGAAGGAATATAATTACATGTTTGCAGCAGAACTATGAAATGTTTCTTTTCCTAATTTATCTTTCTACTACATCTTCTGGAAATAAATGAATCTCACAATCCGTAATATCCTAATTACCTGAGATAAGCACATTTAACTGCCCATCCTTccgagaaaaaaaaaactacccATCCTCAATATAAACATGTTGAAAAACATTTTCCTCACTCAAATAATAATGCAAGAAGGCGACTAAATAATTTTTCCTTCTCATGAATTGAATATCTGCGAATTTCATCTACTTTTGCATTCTAGATTCAACTCATGGTCAATAATCCACTTTTTAGTCATAAATGAACTAATACAAGGAGTTTGATCTGAAACATGCTTACTGGATTTCCGTCTTAAGAATGCATAGAACTAACAACTCCGAGTaatgaaaaatttattatagAAATCAACCTAACATGTAAAGCAATTATTGAGGATCCTTAAAAGCAAATCATACAAATTTTAGTTCATTGGATTTTATATCAGTAGgctcaattataataaacaagaaagaaaaaaagaatgTTCATACAAATTTCACTTACCTGCACTTCGTTGACATGCTCAAAGGTCCTTTCGTGTATTGTACTACCATCCAAGAAAGACACATTTCCTTCAGCAGAAGGTGTAGATATCAACTTCTCATTCGCTTCATGGTAAACATCACCATCAGAATTTGGTGATTGAGCAGTTCCTTCCTCGGAGATTGAATGATTTGCTGTCAACCGACCCTCCATAAGTGGCATATGGATTTTCACTGTATGTTTTTCAGGAACCACCAAATGTTTTTCCTCCTCTAGTAGACCTTCATCTTTGACCGCACCATTAGTATTCtcacaagagcttgaagtagGGACTTGACCttgtgtatgatgatccttAAGATTTTCCACCACAGAAGCTTCTACAGATGAACTCAGTCTCTGCTCAACTCTACAGGAATCAAAGATTTCATCATCTTGCTTCCTTATCTCAACTACATCTATCTGTCCTAATTCATGTTCAATTACAGAATGAGATGCAGCTGATTTGGGTGATATTTCAAAGTTACCGGGAACATTCATTTCCAGACTGCTCCCTTCAGATTCCGTCTCAGTGAAAGATACCATCTTCTTGACCAATTCAGGTGGCAAAAGATCAGAATCTATATGCACATCAGAAGACATTAAGGATGAGAAATTCTTCCTGACTGCTGGTGATTCAGCAGTGGAAAGATCTGCTGTCAACCGACCCTCCATAAGTGGTGCACTTATTTCAACTGTACGTATTTCAGAAACTGGCAAATGCCTTTCCTCCTCTAGTTGACCTTTATCTTCGGAATATACCACACCTTGAATATTTTTATCAGAAGTTGAACATGGGATTTGGCCTTTTATGTGATCATCCTTGAGATTTTCCTCCACAGAAGCTTTAACAGATGAACTCGATCTTTGCTCAACTCTGGGGGAATCAAAGATTACATTACCATGCTCTCTTATCTCAACCATATCTATCTGCCCTGATCCATGTTCAATTACATAATGAGGCTTTGATGATTTAGGTGACATCTCAATGTTACTGGGAACATCCATTTCCACACTGCTCCCTTCAGATTCTCTCTCAGCGAAATACACAATCTGCTTGACCAACGCAGGTGGTAAACCAAGATCAGACTCTATATGCACATCAGAACACATAGAGGATGGGGAATTCTTCCTGTCTGCTGGTGGACTCGAATCATAAATGGGATCCCTGAGTGGCATGCCTTCAACTAATGTGACACTCAAATTACTTCCCACAGAAGTCTGGGTTGAAATTCCCGGATCTTCAGCAAAGCCATCACTTCTTCCCTCCAACATTGACAGTTCACCTTCTGTTTCACTGAACACCCTTTCACTAACTTCTGAGAACGATGAAGAGCTTGAACCCCTACTGTCTACCTGTTCAGTTTCAGAATTTGGATGATGTCCAGTAACCTGGACTTCCAAAGATTTAGCCACACCTCTTTCTTCATAATGATCTTCAGCATCCTCTGATTGAAATTTGTGCTCATCTTGTTCAACATCTCTCTTCTCAATTCGGCCAAATTCTAGTGGCTCGTCTTCTTCTGAAGATTGGCTTCCATGTCCAACATGCTCAGAAACATGCTCCATGGTTGAGATCAACTCCGGTTCCCCAGGTGTATCTGCTTCAGGGATGTCTTCTCTCTTGGAAATCGGTTCTGGGTCTCCTGAAGAGCTCTCTTTAGTGGCTTCTTTTGTCCCAATAATTGCCTCTGGTTCTGGTGGATTGTCTTCTTCTGAGAGTCCCCTCTCTACCAAATCCTCAACTGAACCAATCGACTCAGTTTCAGGTACTGAACTCACTTTTGAGTCACTTAGTTCACTTGATTGCCGCTGAAACGGTGAGTAGCCGGACTCTTCTGAAGCCATCTGCTCAGGCACAAAGTAAGGCCTCAATTTGGCATTTTGCCTCTCTTGCTTGGGTGGTGCAAAGATCGATGGTCCCGCACTAAAGCTCTCATGTCTCCGAAAGAATGGTTCTCTGGATTGAACTGTGATAAATTCCTCTTGAAATCCATCACCCATAAGATTGGGCTTCTCTTCACTTGAGTCATAAGGAATGTCGAAAGGGTTCCGCCTTGCTAATAAAATTGAAGGAGCTGAACCAGGAATTGGAGGTAGCCCCATATTATCATAAGAATCACGAGGAAGGTCGAACGGGTTCTTTCTTGCCGTTGAAATGGGAGCAATATTGAATCCAATATCAAAACTTTCCAAGTCTATCAAATTCCTTTCAGTCACCATACTTGTGTTCTTTCTTGCTCTCCTcctcaaaattaaattttccaaACGCTGGTTCCTTTCAATCTCCGAACTCCCAAGATCCATGAGATTCTTTTGGTCCTCTTCCGTCCACATAATGGCAGATTTTATCTGCTCGTCCCCTTGCACATCATCTTCATCTTCGCCATCTTCATTATCCTCATCAGCAACTTCCAAGTCCTTATTATTTTCAGCCCCTTCATCGGACTCATTACTGCTCATACTAGATTTTGGAGACGATTCGGATCCTGCATCAGAACCTTCATGGGACATATGATCAGGTTGTGGAGTGTCTTCATCAAGAAGAGGGTGGAGCTCATCAAGCATTGGTATTATGTCAGCCATAGAAGCATCTGGAGAGGAACTCTCAGCCTTATCAGACCCAGATTCTAATGCGTCATTTTCGTCCTCTTCTTCGTCCTCTTCTTCATCCAGGTCATCTACTCGTTTCCAAGGCGAGCGAGGAGGAGAATCCAAGGAATCTACATTTACCCTCTCTGAATCAAATGATTCTGCTTCTGATTTCTCATAATCCGATTGGAGATGTTCATCATTCTTCATCTTTGGAATCGAAGCATACTGATTCTCCACAGCTTCCTCATCACTAAGTCTCTCTTCATTAACACCCAACTCTCTGTTTGCTTCCCATATTTCACCATTTTCTCTTTGTATTTCCGTCGATCGTTCATCAATCAATGGTGCAGTATCGTCCAAGCTATCCTCTCTATGAACGTCACCAAGCTCCCTTACCTGTTCCCCTTCGTCCCTTTTCTTTTCACCATAATAACTCTCATTTTTATCAATAACAGCAGCATCTCTAGAAATACCCATTTTCACCGAAACAACCCCATGAGTTGTTTTCTCTTCCCTTTCCATTTCAGGTATATTCGATTGCCCAAAACTTAATAGTGTTCCAAGTAAAACAGCAGTGCACACAAGCACTGGAGATGCAGACACCaacaatgaaaaaataaaaggaGATGATCTGTATAGAAAAATCAAGAAACACAAGACACCCACAAGAAATGGATGATCACAAACTGATCTAAAACACCTTCTGATCACAAAGAACGCCCCTTTCCTCATTTTAACTCCAATCTCCAATAATTCCATACCAATATCTTCGATCCTATCTCTCAAAAAGTAATATTTCCTAGTAAATCTCTCATATCAAAAATATCAATGACACCCCAATAATAATTATCATTAGATCAAGCCATATAATCTAAAATAGTAACCATAGTGGTCAAGAATTTGCCTTTCATAAACATGGGATGAGAATTAAGAGGAGCCGGATATATTTAACCAGTACTAGAGAAACCCAAAACAAATAAAGATATAAAATCCCGGAAAAGGGAAACGAGCGAAGACCCAACTATACCAAAGATTGAAACAAAGATCAATCTTGCAGAACAGAAAGAGGGGGAAAAAAAAAGCAACAACGCGTATCAGTATTTTCTTGGTTTTGAATTTACTCTCTTTTCCTCCCTCTGCTGATCGATCAAGAGTTTTGTAAATCTGTACTCACGACATCAAAATGTATAAAGGAATGAGGGGTAGGCGTGAAAGGGGGAATCTGAAAAAGGAGAGCTGGGATCTTACTTTTTTCCTGTCAAATTTTCATTTCGGTCTCTCATTCAAATTGGTGATCACTTttgtaataaataattaatgactTTTTCCAAATCTTAAATAATGGTAATGGCAGTGATGTGTTGTTGAATCCGAGTCATTGGATTAAAGATGAATCTGATCACAAAAGTATCGGACAGCTGCAGTTTGAGGTCCGCAGGCTGAATGCCGTGAATCTCAGTTTCTTGTAATAAATATTGGGAAAAAAAAGAGAGTGTCGTTCGATTGTGGGGTGAATGAGGGTGATCATTACTTTTCTTTGTAAGTCTCAGTTAAATTGAGGCAGATACGGAATCAAAGACAAATTTGGGACCAAAGTGCAATTTTGATAAATAGAGTGGCCAGCTGCCACACGTCAGCCTAACTGCTGCAACAACAAAACTGTCTAATGGTAACGCAAACACTCCATTTCCAAATTCCTTTCTCCCTTTTCCTCTCATTTTTCGCGATCACAGTCAGAAATTTTCATCTTACTTGAGGTTTTTTCTGCATTTGGGTACGAATCTTTCCCTTTGTTCCTTCAAATATTTGATCGATTGTGATATCCCTTCTCTGGATTTTTACTACGATCGCATGCATTCTTTTGAGTTTCATCGTAAAATGATGCATTTCGGCTTGAAGTAGCGCGCAGAAGAACACGTTCGATCATGCTTCCGTGTGTGTGAATGTGGGTTCTTGGTGGGTTCCGAGGGTGGATTCGATATTTGGAATGGTTTTCACGTAAAATCACTCGCAGACGCACACATTCAGTAGTTACTGAaagtttattttgatttttccgTTTGGAGATTCGAATTATGCCTAGTTTTTGGAAGAAGTGTAGAAGAATGTTTTATgtaatatattttttccaaCTGAAATTCTGTAATGCATGGTTAGTTTTAAATGTCCACTGCTTTGAGTTAGTTATCTTTTAATACGTTAAAGATTTATGCATTCTTCAGATAATTTTTGCTGAaagttgaagaaaaatgtcgTTGAAGAAGCTGCGAGCGAGtggttctgaaaagactctgtCACATGAAGAGGAACAATATAAGGTAAGTGATTCTTTTACATGTTATAGTGTACGTGGCTGGTTTTCTTCAGAAATCTAATGATTCTTGGTTTTTTTGCACCAATGGTTTAGTGGATATAAAAGGTTGCTATCTTGAGTAATAACTCGTCGTGAAAATCAACAATATCTTGCATTGAAACGCTTTTGGTTAAGAGGACAAAAATGTGCGATGATATTTGAATCCCATTGTACTTTTATTTCTTTGATTGAATGGAGTTCACGGATACACACCTTTTGAGTTTAGTTTTCATTCAAGAGAAGTTTAAGCATGCAGATATTCTTAGTAAAGAACTTGATAATGAATTCAATATGAATGAGATCTGTAAAAATTGAGGCTGGATCAAGATGGTGAGGGTTCTCTAAAGTCTAAAGATTAATGAAACTTTATTTATGTGTCATAGTCAACCGACGTGTTTGATACTGTGTACTATCTTACGAAGTTGGAAACTGAAAAGGCTTATTCTGTTGTTCATTTCTACAGTTTTCATTTTACAAAGCTTTATAAAAGTTGGGATTTGGTCTTTATTGAAAATTTGATTGTGAAATGCTTTGAGGTTCATTCATGCTCAGAAGTTACCTGGAGTGGATCGATTGATTGCTACTTTGAATGCAGATCAACGAGATTAGGAAATTAAATGGCCCTATTGCAAGCAAAATTCCGATGCAATGTTCTGATGCATCAATATTAAGGTTTCTTGAAGCAAGGAACTGGAATACAAAGAGAGCTAGCAAGATGTT from Primulina eburnea isolate SZY01 chromosome 17, ASM2296580v1, whole genome shotgun sequence carries:
- the LOC140818173 gene encoding uncharacterized protein; protein product: MELLEIGVKMRKGAFFVIRRCFRSVCDHPFLVGVLCFLIFLYRSSPFIFSLLVSASPVLVCTAVLLGTLLSFGQSNIPEMEREEKTTHGVVSVKMGISRDAAVIDKNESYYGEKKRDEGEQVRELGDVHREDSLDDTAPLIDERSTEIQRENGEIWEANRELGVNEERLSDEEAVENQYASIPKMKNDEHLQSDYEKSEAESFDSERVNVDSLDSPPRSPWKRVDDLDEEEDEEEDENDALESGSDKAESSSPDASMADIIPMLDELHPLLDEDTPQPDHMSHEGSDAGSESSPKSSMSSNESDEGAENNKDLEVADEDNEDGEDEDDVQGDEQIKSAIMWTEEDQKNLMDLGSSEIERNQRLENLILRRRARKNTSMVTERNLIDLESFDIGFNIAPISTARKNPFDLPRDSYDNMGLPPIPGSAPSILLARRNPFDIPYDSSEEKPNLMGDGFQEEFITVQSREPFFRRHESFSAGPSIFAPPKQERQNAKLRPYFVPEQMASEESGYSPFQRQSSELSDSKVSSVPETESIGSVEDLVERGLSEEDNPPEPEAIIGTKEATKESSSGDPEPISKREDIPEADTPGEPELISTMEHVSEHVGHGSQSSEEDEPLEFGRIEKRDVEQDEHKFQSEDAEDHYEERGVAKSLEVQVTGHHPNSETEQVDSRGSSSSSFSEVSERVFSETEGELSMLEGRSDGFAEDPGISTQTSVGSNLSVTLVEGMPLRDPIYDSSPPADRKNSPSSMCSDVHIESDLGLPPALVKQIVYFAERESEGSSVEMDVPSNIEMSPKSSKPHYVIEHGSGQIDMVEIREHGNVIFDSPRVEQRSSSSVKASVEENLKDDHIKGQIPCSTSDKNIQGVVYSEDKGQLEEERHLPVSEIRTVEISAPLMEGRLTADLSTAESPAVRKNFSSLMSSDVHIDSDLLPPELVKKMVSFTETESEGSSLEMNVPGNFEISPKSAASHSVIEHELGQIDVVEIRKQDDEIFDSCRVEQRLSSSVEASVVENLKDHHTQGQVPTSSSCENTNGAVKDEGLLEEEKHLVVPEKHTVKIHMPLMEGRLTANHSISEEGTAQSPNSDGDVYHEANEKLISTPSAEGNVSFLDGSTIHERTFEHVNEVQVPNTPVGSFEERQRIQILNIDELDQKISENLNSPLSPDFVSIPSMSSGAASPHVEMQTIMEEDDEIKDIDEELLSELDSIGDFTVKKWGPASDEFEKHEIVASAHRDETSTSRVVEVNPFETSKIENAIHSNSKEEIDVHEDLDCISELQTRDTGVAESLDVSNEEFVERDDHDSPDKKMTEENTIFSEGYEDTSFGISRVDTEIIKDADLLAKKDELASLETEARDGPPEASPHVDIHTTSVMPETEARTTEDVGLMSKKPDDKEIEKSVVSDQSLSELVTGETIGGEQGTLQVKMGFTHEMPVIDIRLFEDATLDHKQVNCVTIDNRVLPEYEDHRLHVIGVRETHEISSDSHVAQAISPEGTSLPQKLVLDGNIEEQLKPKTDDGPVEVKADNANMCLNNEPTVEDIRSADTKKSDHDVEVCEDMHSIESIKGKVKISKSRSSSSSSSSESSSSDSDRE